A DNA window from Ctenopharyngodon idella isolate HZGC_01 chromosome 10, HZGC01, whole genome shotgun sequence contains the following coding sequences:
- the LOC127521882 gene encoding C2 calcium-dependent domain-containing protein 4C: MWVLEKIRDSVETNVLRQGEAGDKGKAPVYSNVLTPDKIPDFFIPPKLVSCPPETEASDVKSKESLRPSTSEQTISNKKISSPRSPRLVSKLAGDTKNLLRAANRHIIQIESADDVVAGDTNADPQSQTAMSLPYIPKTQTSYGFATLMESPHTRRKESLFHCDHTSPVTSPNTQRKSQSKSSNEGNHLNPPDFNTSHINPYRYFSGGESDTCSSAESSPFSSPLLSRSASLLKIFTHETQAKVAKGKRTFARHSSLSTDECSSAEPSPNVPRRSHCSTLQGGGALDHLHGADRQHKEHTINMHKGGTVRLCSDYDAGTARLRIRIMAAEDLYDPMFDIKSINCCVSLYLNPGKLQKQRSTIIKNSRNPVFNEDFFFDSVTSAQVKNLALKIKVVNKGTSLKRDMLLGEREVPLCKLLSGF, translated from the coding sequence TTCATCCCTCCAAAGCTGGTAAGCTGCCCACCAGAGACTGAAGCTTCTGACGTCAAGTCCAAAGAAAGTCTGAGACCCTCAACATCTGAGCAAACCATCAGCAACAAGAAGATTAGCAGCCCTCGTAGCCCACGATTGGTCAGCAAGTTGGCAGGAGACACCAAGAACCTACTTAGGGCGGCAAACCGCCACATCATTCAGATCGAGAGTGCGGATGACGTTGTAGCAGGTGACACAAACGCCGACCCTCAATCCCAGACCGCCATGTCACTTCCTTACATTCCAAAGACTCAGACTTCTTATGGCTTTGCTACGTTGATGGAGAGTCCCCACACCCGGCGAAAAGAATCCCTGTTCCACTGTGACCACACCAGCCCAGTAACGTCACCCAACACCCAACGCAAGTCCCAAAGCAAGAGCAGCAACGAGGGGAATCACCTCAACCCTCCGGACTTCAACACCTCGCATATAAACCCCTACCGATATTTTAGCGGTGGCGAGAGCGACACTTGCTCTTCGGCAGAGTCCTCCCCATTCAGTTCACCACTGCTCTCTCGTTCCGCCTCCTTACTCAAGATCTTTACCCATGAGACACAGGCCAAGGTCGCAAAAGGCAAGCGGACATTTGCCAGGCATAGTTCCTTGTCCACGGATGAGTGCAGCTCGGCAGAGCCCAGCCCTAACGTTCCTAGACGGAGCCACTGTTCCACCTTGCAAGGTGGTGGAGCTCTAGACCATCTTCATGGCGCAGACCGTCAACACAAAGAGCACACCATCAACATGCACAAAGGAGGCACCGTCCGACTTTGTTCAGACTACGACGCAGGTACAGCCCGCCTGCGAATCCGCATTATGGCGGCTGAGGACCTGTATGATCCCATGTTTGACATTAAGAGCATCAACTGTTGCGTGTCGCTATACCTCAATCCAGGCAAGTTGCAGAAGCAGAGGAGCACGATAATCAAGAATAGCCGCAATCCCGTCTTCAACGAGGACTTCTTTTTTGATTCAGTGACTTCGGCTCAGGTTAAGAACCTAGCTTTGAAGATCAAGGTTGTGAATAAAGGCACTAGCCTGAAAAGAGACATGCTGTTAGGTGAAAGGGAGGTCCCGTTGTGCAAGCTCTTGTCTGGATTTTAG